One Planctomycetia bacterium genomic window carries:
- a CDS encoding DUF1571 domain-containing protein → MRSKIWLIILASLLIVAVGGLGFAWSYGLFDTSVKNAGSHIENSSNTSFGDLTEALALARKAQEVLNQMPGYKCVYLRDELIGLEMQQNYLNLTIQHKPFSVCMEWIEPKSKKGRKAIFVEGKNDNKMLVKQLVLKLTLDPVESIKRKESRHTIREAGLKNMVDRFVAAWEKEIHLSETATRYSDADVKVMVSGKEVVYPCRCVETVHPMETKGKYTFQRTLVFFDKTNHWPVRMEGYDWPTSNSGEGRLAEKYIYINVQPLPNPKPDDFSL, encoded by the coding sequence ATGCGTAGCAAAATCTGGCTGATTATTCTTGCCTCTCTTCTGATCGTGGCAGTTGGCGGTCTGGGCTTCGCCTGGAGTTACGGACTGTTCGACACTTCGGTGAAGAACGCAGGCTCCCACATCGAGAATAGTTCCAACACCTCCTTTGGCGATTTGACCGAGGCGTTGGCGCTGGCACGAAAAGCCCAGGAAGTGTTGAACCAGATGCCTGGCTACAAATGTGTCTATCTTCGCGATGAACTCATTGGCCTGGAAATGCAGCAAAACTATCTGAATCTGACCATTCAGCATAAACCGTTCAGCGTGTGCATGGAGTGGATTGAACCCAAGTCCAAGAAAGGTCGCAAGGCTATCTTCGTAGAAGGCAAAAACGACAATAAAATGTTGGTGAAGCAACTCGTTCTGAAACTGACTCTTGATCCAGTCGAGTCAATCAAACGCAAGGAGAGCAGGCATACCATACGCGAAGCAGGTTTAAAGAATATGGTAGATCGATTCGTAGCAGCCTGGGAAAAGGAAATCCACCTGAGCGAAACAGCAACCAGATATTCTGATGCGGATGTCAAGGTGATGGTCAGCGGAAAGGAAGTGGTGTACCCATGCCGATGTGTGGAAACAGTACATCCCATGGAAACCAAAGGAAAATACACGTTCCAGCGAACTCTGGTTTTCTTCGATAAAACCAATCACTGGCCTGTGCGCATGGAAGGCTACGATTGGCCTACTTCCAACAGTGGCGAAGGCCGTCTGGCTGAAAAGTATATCTACATCAATGTCCAACCACTTCCGAATCCAAAGCCCGACGATTTCAGCCTGTAA
- a CDS encoding aspartyl protease family protein, giving the protein MFALLIALTLTTPQSPGTDAPAVVPFEIIGSKHMAVKIKINGKGPYRVIFDTGAPISLISNKVAQESGLIKQKAGSKTFMGMNGMIKIPDLQVGEVKAKDIQVIVMDHPTVNAIGEVVGPVEGIIGYPFFAKFRTTVNYQNKTLTMQPSGFDPGDVMASLMTTMMAGNRERKIPLSPTTIWGLSVGKETSDEENGVEVVHVLENGAGQEAGIKVGDRILVVDGMWTDTVTDCQRAFSQIKTGQKVALKIRRDGKDVDVKVTARTGF; this is encoded by the coding sequence ATGTTCGCATTGCTGATAGCATTGACTCTTACAACTCCACAAAGCCCAGGCACTGATGCTCCTGCCGTCGTTCCCTTTGAGATCATCGGCTCCAAGCACATGGCAGTGAAGATCAAGATCAACGGCAAGGGACCTTACCGGGTCATCTTCGATACCGGTGCCCCGATTTCACTGATTTCCAACAAGGTTGCACAGGAATCAGGCCTTATCAAGCAAAAGGCAGGGTCAAAGACATTCATGGGCATGAATGGCATGATCAAGATTCCTGATCTGCAAGTCGGTGAGGTCAAAGCCAAAGACATCCAGGTCATCGTCATGGATCACCCCACGGTCAACGCTATCGGCGAAGTCGTTGGCCCAGTGGAGGGTATCATCGGCTATCCGTTTTTCGCCAAGTTTCGCACTACGGTCAATTATCAGAATAAAACGCTTACCATGCAGCCTTCCGGGTTTGATCCGGGTGATGTCATGGCATCGCTGATGACCACCATGATGGCAGGCAACAGGGAAAGAAAAATACCACTGTCACCCACCACCATCTGGGGTTTATCGGTAGGCAAGGAAACCAGCGATGAAGAAAACGGTGTTGAAGTGGTGCATGTGCTGGAGAACGGAGCCGGCCAGGAAGCAGGCATCAAAGTCGGTGACCGCATTCTGGTGGTCGATGGCATGTGGACCGACACCGTAACCGATTGCCAACGTGCTTTCAGCCAGATAAAGACAGGCCAGAAGGTTGCCTTGAAAATCCGCCGTGATGGCAAAGATGTCGATGTCAAGGTGACAGCGCGAACCGGCTTCTAA
- the ndk gene encoding nucleoside-diphosphate kinase encodes MQRTLILLKPDAVQRHLVGELTGRFERKGLCLVALKLVSAGRALAEKHYAVHQGKPFYESLVSFITSGPTVAMVWEGREAVTVCRNIIGPTDGAKAMPGTIRGDYAASIQNNLVHGSDSPENAAAEIALWFKAEELVNWTPVDAQWVIGG; translated from the coding sequence ATGCAACGAACTTTGATTTTGCTGAAGCCGGATGCAGTGCAGCGTCATCTGGTGGGTGAACTGACAGGCCGATTTGAACGCAAGGGTTTGTGCCTGGTGGCATTGAAGCTGGTGTCAGCAGGCCGTGCACTGGCTGAGAAACATTATGCGGTACACCAAGGGAAGCCGTTCTATGAATCACTGGTGAGTTTCATCACCAGCGGGCCAACAGTTGCCATGGTTTGGGAAGGCCGGGAAGCTGTAACCGTCTGCCGCAATATCATTGGCCCAACCGATGGCGCCAAAGCCATGCCCGGCACCATTCGTGGCGACTATGCTGCCAGTATTCAGAACAATCTGGTGCATGGTTCCGACAGCCCGGAAAACGCTGCAGCAGAAATAGCGCTTTGGTTTAAGGCAGAAGAACTGGTAAACTGGACACCCGTTGATGCCCAATGGGTTATTGGTGGCTAG
- a CDS encoding MBL fold metallo-hydrolase, whose translation MKQTALQVIPVLSMPFAENSYIVYLEGRDDAVVIDPGLEPQLILAKLKKHQLHLVAILNTHGHADHIAGNASMKKHFPQATLYIGEGDAPMLTDPVLNLSRPFGMDIISPPADQLLNEGDSISLAGIDMNIREIPGHSPGHIVFVLTDRQPHIVFGGDTLFQGSIGRTDFPNGNHQQLITGIKKKLFSLPEDTIVYPGHGDETTTGEEMVSNPFLI comes from the coding sequence ATGAAGCAAACAGCATTACAAGTCATACCGGTTTTGTCCATGCCTTTTGCCGAGAACAGCTACATCGTTTATCTGGAAGGCCGGGATGATGCTGTAGTGATTGATCCTGGACTGGAGCCTCAGTTAATACTGGCAAAGCTCAAAAAGCACCAGCTGCACCTGGTTGCCATCCTGAACACGCATGGCCATGCTGATCACATTGCAGGCAACGCTTCCATGAAAAAGCATTTTCCGCAGGCGACGCTTTATATTGGTGAAGGTGATGCACCCATGCTGACTGATCCGGTGCTGAATCTGAGCCGGCCTTTTGGAATGGATATCATCAGCCCGCCTGCGGATCAATTGTTGAATGAGGGTGATTCCATTAGCCTTGCAGGCATTGATATGAATATCAGGGAAATACCAGGCCATTCCCCAGGGCATATCGTTTTTGTCCTGACTGACCGCCAACCACATATCGTGTTTGGTGGTGACACACTGTTTCAAGGCAGCATAGGCAGAACGGATTTTCCCAACGGCAATCATCAGCAATTGATTACGGGGATAAAAAAGAAGCTGTTCAGTTTGCCGGAGGACACCATCGTTTATCCGGGGCATGGCGATGAAACGACGACGGGTGAAGAGATGGTATCGAATCCATTTCTGATTTAA
- a CDS encoding PDZ domain-containing protein, translating into MPIMLLFAAFLLFTVPPTKVAQDDEKPAPASKLLESYNIPYRLSDVKHVVVRIKVNGKGPFNCVVDTGAPAVYFGDEMAKQLGLTPKEAGFFHTFESIEVEGGLKLKNVKARVEEPFQLIGMNKINAPGMRYHGILGYSVLSQFQIEYDFTKHHLVWSRIDWTPPPPIALGSLSEGATKNMKAMVGLSMFATNLMPKKADPKFVARGQFGCELREEAKHVVITRVLEKSAASTAGLKVNDKILSLNDMEVISLKDLQKIISSVEPEKEIDFAVQRGQDKVTGKITPVRGF; encoded by the coding sequence ATGCCGATCATGTTACTTTTTGCAGCTTTTCTGCTTTTCACCGTGCCGCCGACAAAGGTTGCACAAGATGACGAGAAGCCTGCCCCAGCTTCAAAACTCCTTGAATCGTACAACATCCCCTATCGCCTGAGCGATGTAAAACACGTGGTAGTTCGCATCAAGGTCAACGGCAAAGGGCCATTTAACTGTGTGGTCGATACCGGAGCACCGGCGGTTTACTTCGGCGATGAAATGGCCAAACAACTCGGATTGACTCCCAAAGAAGCAGGTTTCTTCCACACCTTCGAATCGATAGAAGTGGAAGGCGGACTAAAACTCAAGAATGTCAAAGCCCGTGTTGAAGAACCTTTCCAACTTATCGGAATGAACAAGATCAATGCACCAGGGATGCGTTATCACGGCATTCTGGGATACTCAGTGCTTTCCCAGTTTCAGATCGAGTATGATTTCACCAAACATCATCTGGTCTGGTCCCGCATCGACTGGACGCCACCGCCTCCCATAGCTCTGGGCAGCCTGAGCGAAGGAGCCACCAAGAACATGAAAGCTATGGTCGGCCTGAGCATGTTCGCTACCAACCTGATGCCCAAGAAAGCTGATCCCAAGTTTGTTGCCCGTGGCCAGTTCGGCTGCGAACTCAGGGAAGAAGCAAAACATGTTGTGATTACTCGTGTTCTTGAAAAATCTGCAGCCTCAACAGCAGGCCTCAAGGTAAACGACAAAATACTCAGCTTGAACGATATGGAAGTTATTTCGCTGAAAGACCTGCAGAAAATCATCTCATCGGTGGAGCCGGAAAAGGAAATCGACTTCGCTGTTCAGCGTGGACAGGACAAGGTCACCGGAAAAATTACACCCGTCCGCGGGTTCTAG